The window GTCGCCTTGTCGGTCTCGATCTCGGCGATGATGTCGCCGGACTTGATCTTGTCGCCTTCCTTCTTCAGCCATTTGGCGAGATTGCCCTTCTCCATCGTGGGAGAGAGCGCGGGCATCAGGATGTTGGTCGGCATCGGTCAGCCCTCTTTCAGCGGTAGCAGACGGCCTTGGCCGCCGCGACGACCTCGCCGATGTTCGGCAGCGCCAGCTTCTCGAGATTGGCGGCGTAAGGCATCGGCACGTCCTTGCCGGTGACGCGTGCGACGGGAGCGTCGAGATAGTCGAAGGCCGCTTCCATGATCTTCATGCCGATCTCGGCGGTAATGCCCGACTGCGGGAAGCCTTCCTCGACTGCGACGCAGCGATTGGTCTTCTGCACCGAGGCGATCACGGTCTCGATATCCATCGGCCGGATGGTGCGCAGATCGATGACCTCAGCCTCGATGCCCTCCTTGGCCAGCGCCTCGGCGGCGCCGAGCGCGTAGGTCATGCCGATGCCGAAGGAGACGATGGTGACGTCTGTGCCGGGTCGCACGACCTTGGCCTTGCCGATGGGAATCGTGAAATCATCGCCCTTGGGCACGTCGAAGGAACGTCCGTAGAGGATCTCGTTCTCGAGGAAGATGATCGGGTTCGGATCGCGGATCGCGCTCTTCAGCAGGCCTTTTGCGTCGGAGGCGCTGTAGGGCATCACCACCTTGAGGCCTGGCACGTTCGAATACCAGGCGGCGTAGTCGTGGCTGTGCTGCGCGCCGACGCGGGCGGCGGCACCGTTGGGACCGCGGAAGACGATCGGGCAGCCCATCTGGCCGCCGGACATGTAGAGCGTCTTGGCGGCCGAGTTGATGATGTGGTCGATCGCCTGCATGGCGAAGTTGAAGGTCATGAACTCGACGATCGGCTTCAGCCCGGTCAGTGCCGCGCCGACACCGATGCCGGCAAAGCCATGCTCGGTGATCGGCGTGTCGATCACCCGGCGTGCGCCGAACTCCTGCAGCAGCCCTTGCGTGACCTTGTAGGCGCCCTGGTACTCGGCGACCTCCTCGCCCATGACGAAGACGTCGGCGTCGCGCCGCATCTCTTCCGCCATGGCATCGCGCAGCGCCTCGCGAACGGTCATCGAGACGACCTCGGCGCCGGCCGGGAATTCGGAGGAGGCGTCATAGGATTTGGCCTGGGCCGGGACGCTTGGCGCCGCTGCTGTGGGCGCCGGAGCGGCAGGAGCCTCGGCGGCCTTCTCAGGCTCCGGCGTTGCCTTGGCCGCCGGAGCTTCTGCCTTGGCCGCGCCGCTGGCGGCAGCGGAGGCATCCTCGCCATCGGCGGCGATCACGCCGATCGGGGTGTTCACGGCGACGTTGTCGGTTCCGTCAGCGACCAGGATCTTGGCGAGGACGCCCTCGTCGACGGCCTCGACCTCCATGGTCGCCTTGTCGGTCTCGATCTCGGCGATGATGTCGCCGGCCTTGATCTTGTCGCCCTCGGCTTTGAGCCATTTGGCGAGCTTGCCCTGTTCCATGGTCGGGGACAGGGCGGGCATCAGAATGTCGATCGGCATGAACGCACCCGGAGTTCTGGAGTGGCCGCAAGGGCCTCGATGTCAGGAGAAGGAGGCTAGGCGCGACCCTTTAGGCCTGCGCCGGCTCCCGCAGGATGTCGGTCCAGAGCTCGGAGACGTCCGGCTCGGGATCATGCGTCGCGAATTCGGCTGCGTCGTTGACGATCTCGCGGACCTTGGCGTCGATCGCCTTGAACTCGTCCTCGCCGAGTTTGTGCTCGCGCGTCAGGCGGCCGCGCACCTGCTCGATCGGGTCATGCTCCTCGCGCATCCGCTGGACCTCGTCCTTGGAGCGGTACTTCGCCGGATCGGACATCGAATGACCGCGGTAGCGGTAGGTCTGCATTTCCAGGATGTACGGGCCCTTGCCGGTCCGGGCGTGCTCGATGGCGCGGCTCGCGGCCTCGCGTACGGCGCGGACATCCATGCCGTCGACCTGCTCGCCGGGAATGCCGAACGAGACGCCGCGCCTGGAGAAATCGGTCTGCGCCGAGGCCCGGTTGACCGAGGTGCCCATGGCGTAGCGGTTGTTCTCGATCACGAACACGACCGGCAGCTTCCAGAGCTGGGCCATGTTGAAGCTCTCATAGACCTGGCCCTGATTGGCGGCGCCGTCGCCGAAATAGGCCATCGATACTCGCCCATCCTGGCGATACCAGTTGGCGAAGCCGAGCCCGGCGCCGAGCGAGACCTGCGCGCCGACGATGCCGTGGCCGCCATAGAAATTCTTCTCGCGGCTGAACATGTGCATCGAGCCGCCCTTACCGTGCGAATAGCCGCCGCGCCGGCCGGTCAGCTCCGCCATCACGCCGCGCGATTCCATGCCGCAGGCGAGCATATGGCCATGGTCGCGATAGCCGGTGATGACCTGGTCGCCATCCTTCGAGGCCATCTGCATGCCGATGACCACGGCTTCTTGGCCGATATAGAGATGGCAGAAGCCGCCGATCAGGCCCATGCCGT is drawn from Bosea sp. Tri-49 and contains these coding sequences:
- a CDS encoding pyruvate dehydrogenase complex E1 component subunit beta, which gives rise to MPIDILMPALSPTMEQGKLAKWLKAEGDKIKAGDIIAEIETDKATMEVEAVDEGVLAKILVADGTDNVAVNTPIGVIAADGEDASAAASGAAKAEAPAAKATPEPEKAAEAPAAPAPTAAAPSVPAQAKSYDASSEFPAGAEVVSMTVREALRDAMAEEMRRDADVFVMGEEVAEYQGAYKVTQGLLQEFGARRVIDTPITEHGFAGIGVGAALTGLKPIVEFMTFNFAMQAIDHIINSAAKTLYMSGGQMGCPIVFRGPNGAAARVGAQHSHDYAAWYSNVPGLKVVMPYSASDAKGLLKSAIRDPNPIIFLENEILYGRSFDVPKGDDFTIPIGKAKVVRPGTDVTIVSFGIGMTYALGAAEALAKEGIEAEVIDLRTIRPMDIETVIASVQKTNRCVAVEEGFPQSGITAEIGMKIMEAAFDYLDAPVARVTGKDVPMPYAANLEKLALPNIGEVVAAAKAVCYR
- the pdhA gene encoding pyruvate dehydrogenase (acetyl-transferring) E1 component subunit alpha gives rise to the protein MAIAARKTNAGAPAKAAGKAPAKATAKSAPKGSAKAIPNVPTFTKDEELHAYREMLLIRRFEEKAGQMYGMGLIGGFCHLYIGQEAVVIGMQMASKDGDQVITGYRDHGHMLACGMESRGVMAELTGRRGGYSHGKGGSMHMFSREKNFYGGHGIVGAQVSLGAGLGFANWYRQDGRVSMAYFGDGAANQGQVYESFNMAQLWKLPVVFVIENNRYAMGTSVNRASAQTDFSRRGVSFGIPGEQVDGMDVRAVREAASRAIEHARTGKGPYILEMQTYRYRGHSMSDPAKYRSKDEVQRMREEHDPIEQVRGRLTREHKLGEDEFKAIDAKVREIVNDAAEFATHDPEPDVSELWTDILREPAQA